The nucleotide sequence TGGGTTACCGGGTGGAAGTCCTTCCGCCCCAGGACAGGGTATCGGTTGAATGGGGCCTTAAAACCATCAATAACGACATGTGCTACCCCGCTATCCTGGTCGCCGGCGATATTATCAAGGCCTTTCAGTCAGGCCGCTACGATCCTGAAAATACCGCTGTTATTCTGACCCAGACCGGTGGTCAATGCCGGGCATCCTCATACGTGTCGCTTATCAGAAAAGGATTGGCCGCCGCCGACCTGGATGAGGTTCCGGTAATTGCCATATCCAATGAGGAAATTGATCCTCAACCGGGATTTAAAATAGATAAAAAGGGGCTGATAAAACGGCTGGGCCTGGGAATTATTTTTGCGGATCCCCTGGCCAGGATGTATCTAGCCACAATGGTCAGGGAAAAGGTGCCAGGGACATCCAAAAACCTGCATGAAAAATACCTCTTTGAAATGGAGACGGGCATCGAGAATGCAGATTATTATTATCTTCTCAATCTTCTGAAAAGGGCCGTGGCGGACTTCAACCGGGTTGAGATCAACGACAAGACGGTCCCAAGAGTCGGGATCGTTGGAGAGATCTTTGTTAAATACAACTTCTTCTCCAACGGAAATATCATCGACTGGCTGTCCGGCCAGGGGGTGGAAGTGGTTCTTCCTCCGATACAGAGTTTTTTCGCCCAGCGCTTTATCAATGAAACCTACAATCAAAAGGCCTTTTTTAAACGTTCTTTGGCAGATCGCATCAAGTACAGGCTGCTGGAGATATACTCAAGATACCACATCGGTCAAATCGAGCGGGTTATGCAGGGATTTCGCTTTTACAAAAAGGCGCATGACTTGAGAGAACTGGCTGAAATAACCGACGAGGTTGTCAGCCTGGCTAACCAGTTTGGCGAGGGGTGGCTTCTTACCGCCGAAATGATCGCCATGCTCAATGAAGGGATCGGTAACATCGTCTGTCTCCAGCCCTTCGGCTGCATTGCCAATCACATCACCGGAAAGGGGATGGAGAATAAACTCAAGGAGATGTTTCCTTCTTTGAATCTGCTTTCACTCGACATGGATGCGGGGGCAAGCGAGGTCAATTTACTGAACCGGCTACACTTCATGGTAACAGCGGCACGGGAAGAGGTGGACCGCTAGGTGGGAACACAGCCGGCGCAGAAGACCGCTCGAAGATTTGCCATTCCCGATGCATGGCCGCGCGAACTGGATTCCTTCAACGCTTACACGTCTTTGGAGGTCGAAAAATGGAGGGCCTGGGCGTCCAACCTGGGACTGTGGGATAAGGCGCGGCAGATGAAGCGCTGGATCGGTATGTAACCTGCAGCATTACTGAATTTGACGGTCAGAAGGCAGAGGGCATAACCCTCCGCTCGTCAAACGAGACATGCGGATTCCTCCCTCCTGGCAGGACTCTTCTGTGAACTTCACCTGAAGGGGAAATATCTCAGATGAACGAATGGAGAACGGTTATGAAGAGGGTTGCACGCGGGGAGTTTTTTTTATCTTTTCTCCTGAGTTATAACATCCTGTAAAATAAAAATCTCAAATAAATTATAATGAGCTTGCGTATATTGTTTATTGTTCAGGGTTTTAATATTTTGATAAAGAAATAGTAAAGGTATTTGTTTTAAATGTTTTTATGCCAAATCCTTGATTTTTGGGTTTCTGGGTTCTTGTACTCCTTTAAAATTACTGATTTAAATCATTTTATTTTGTTAATCCTGGGTAAAATGATTTTGCTTGTTTAATTTTATTTTGGTGGTATGATTTGATGTGCAGGAGGCTTTATTACGCGGAAAGGGTTTTCTCTGATTGAAATGTTGATTGTTATTGCAATACCTCAGTATGCAAAGATAAGGATTAGGGTTGCCAATACTACTACACTTAGCGATGTAAAAAATACAAAGACAAACCTAAATGTTTTTTATTCAGAGAAAAATTATTACCTTTTTTAGTAATGGTTAAATATGAGAATATTGCTTGTTTTATATATGATATTTTTGCCATTTGTTTTGTTTGCCCAGAAGGTAGGAAGTAGCAATACACTTGAGATATCGACTTCAAGTGGAGTGACTTTTGTTTACTATAACTCTCAGGATTGTTCATCGTCTATCCTGAAAATTGCAAAAAATATGTGATTGTGATAGGAGGCATAAACAAAAGGGGGGATATTGGTTATGCCACTACATCAAATATGTCCAATATAGTAAAGAAAAAATTTTCAACAGGTTTGACTTCAGACTCCTTGAATATCCAGCAAACAGATGCCGGAGTTGACAATATGTCTGGCTGGTCTGATTTATAGGGGAAGTTTATGTCTTTACTGACTGCATTTGGCCTTGCGTTAGCAATATTTATTCTTGCAGTTGTCCCTGGCCCAGGGGTGTATGCTGTAGTTTCAAAATCCATTGCTCATGGTTTTAAAAATACGATTCCAACTGTTTTGGGTATTGTGGCAGGGGATATACTTTTTCTTACTTTTGCACTTTTTGGGCTTACTATTATTGCGGAAACACTTTGGTTTTTATTTCTTGTCATAAAATATGCTGGTGCAGCTTATTTGTGTTTTTTAGGTGTAAAGCTTTTCTTCTCAAAAAATTCAAATATTACTGTTAGTAAAAATTGTAACAAAACAGGTTTCTTTAGCGGT is from Deferrivibrio essentukiensis and encodes:
- a CDS encoding prepilin-type N-terminal cleavage/methylation domain-containing protein, with protein sequence MTRKGFSLIEMLIVIAIPQYAKIRIRVANTTTLSDVKNTKTNLNVFYSEKNYYLF
- a CDS encoding LysE family translocator, with the protein product MSLLTAFGLALAIFILAVVPGPGVYAVVSKSIAHGFKNTIPTVLGIVAGDILFLTFALFGLTIIAETLWFLFLVIKYAGAAYLCFLGVKLFFSKNSNITVSKNCNKTGFFSGLFITLGNPKVILFYVGFLPTFLDFSLLTWVDIALTITIVCAVLSAVMLFYAFLSFKVRKFIRGDAATTAFNKLAGMTMFSAGVLILSRK